The genome window TGCCCGTCTGAACTTTGCCGAGAACCTCTTGTTCCCAGCCAACGCCGATGTCGACGAGGATGCCGTCGCCGTCATCACCGCTACGGAGGATGACAATGCGTTGACGGAGACAACATGGGCCGAGCTCCGCGATCAAGTACGCAGGTGCTCCAATGCTCTCCGTGCTGCTGGAGTGAAAGAAAACAGCGTCGTTGCTGGCTTCGTGGCCAACCACGTCCAGGCTCTCGTCGCCTTGCTCAGTGCTGCCACCCTCGGTGCGATTTGGACTGGCATCAGCCCTGACAGCGGCGTCAGCGCTGTCCTCGACCGTCTCGTTCAGATCCGCCCCCAGGTTCTCTTCTCCGACAACGCCACCCTCTACAACGGCAAAGAATGGTCCGGCAAGGCCAAGACGCTCGAAATCGTCGAGGCTCTCAAGCAGCACGGTCTTGAAaccgtcgtcatcatcaaaggCCTCCCCAACTTTGAGACCGGCCTCGATGAGCTCCGCAACCTGGGCGTCAGAGCAGAGGAGCATGACTCCTTCCTGTCTTCCTCTGCCTGCCAACCTCTGGTCTTCACCCAACtacccccatcccaccccctctACGTCCTTTATTCGTCCGGCACCACCGGCCTCCCCAAGGCGATAGTCCACACCGCAGccggcaccctcctccagcacaaGAAGGAACTCTACCTCCACTGCTCCTTGTCCCCAGCCTCGAGGATGCTGtacttcaccaccacctcctggATGATGCACCACTGGTCCGTCTCTGCCCTCTCCTGCGGCGCCTCGTTGGTTCTCTACTCGGGCAGCCCCTTCAAACCGAACGGctacctctccctccccatcctcctctccaagctgAAGGTAACCCACTTTGGCACCTCAGCCGCGtacctcaccacccttgAAGCGAACAGCGTCATCCCTATTGCGTCAGAGCACAACCTTGACCTTTCTCGACTGGAGGCAATCtactccaccgcctcccccttACCCCCTTCAACCTTTTCGTTTGTGTATCAAGCTTTTCCCTCTCGTGTCAACCTGGCGAGTATC of Podospora pseudopauciseta strain CBS 411.78 chromosome 7 map unlocalized CBS411.78m_7, whole genome shotgun sequence contains these proteins:
- a CDS encoding uncharacterized protein (COG:I; EggNog:ENOG503NU7T); the encoded protein is MTASELWRHSDPEGTQMWKFLQHVNSKYGLSLADYPDLYKWSVDNVADFWGDVWHFAGIKASKPFDQVLAPDAPMFPRPDFFAGARLNFAENLLFPANADVDEDAVAVITATEDDNALTETTWAELRDQVRRCSNALRAAGVKENSVVAGFVANHVQALVALLSAATLGAIWTGISPDSGVSAVLDRLVQIRPQVLFSDNATLYNGKEWSGKAKTLEIVEALKQHGLETVVIIKGLPNFETGLDELRNLGVRAEEHDSFLSSSACQPLVFTQLPPSHPLYVLYSSGTTGLPKAIVHTAAGTLLQHKKELYLHCSLSPASRMLYFTTTSWMMHHWSVSALSCGASLVLYSGSPFKPNGYLSLPILLSKLKVTHFGTSAAYLTTLEANSVIPIASEHNLDLSRLEAIYSTASPLPPSTFSFVYQAFPSRVNLASITGGTDIISLFGAPCPLLPVKVGEIQCAGLGMAIAVMDSASSSAEPELVTTEGEEGDLVCLKPFPCQPLTFFGPAGQDKYRSAYFERFGENIWHHGDFVKIPDSKTGGLVMLGRSDGVLKPAGVRFGSAEIYNVLTRHFAGEVEDAVCVGRRRERDRDETVCLFVVMKEGKGFDEGVRRRIGEVVRRELSARHVPGVIEEAGGGVPKTGNGKKIEVAVKQILSGMQVRTNASVANPEALEWFKGWARKEEERERLPN